The genomic stretch CGGGGGCGATCGAGGCAGCCGTCCATGTGGGGGCCGACCTCGGCCACGTGACGCGGGGCGTCATGATCGGCGTCTCGCGGGCCATGAAGGGAGTCCATCGGGAGGGCCTGGGGGACGACAAGGCGCTCGACACGATCCGCCTCACCGCCCGCGTTGCGATCCGCGACATCGCCCGCGTCGGCGGCGACATGGAGGCGGCGACCGTCGGCCTCGTCGAGGGGGCGATCGACAGCGCGAAGGAGCTCGGCGTCCGCGTCGAGGTCGCCGCGGCGACGGCCGCCGCCGGGGCGATGAAGGGGGCGAGCCGGGAAGGCCCGCTGGCGGAGGAGGCCGTCCGCCGGGTGGTGAGGCGTCCCATCAAGGGGATCACCCCGATGCTCGATGTGCCCGACGATCTTCCCCCGCCTGTCAAGGCGGCCAACCGGATGCTTCACCGTCCCAACTGAAAAGCCGCATGCTCTACACCATCGCCCTCGTTCTCATCGTCCTCTGGGTGCTCGGCCTCGTCACCGGCCGCACGATGGGCTCGTTCGTCCACATCCTGCTCGTCCTCGCGGTCCTCATCATTCTCCTCAACCTCATCCGTTCCTAACCCCCTCCATGAATCTCAAAACCATCGTTTCCCTCCTTCTCATCACCTTCGGCGTGGTCGTGCTCGCCTATTCGGGCCTCTCCTTCACGACGCCGGGCAAGCCGGTCGACTTCATTGGCATCCACATCGAGACGACCGACAGCCACTTCGTCCCGCCCATCGCGGGGGCCTTCGCCCTCGTCGGCGGGATCATTCTTCTCCTCGTGAAACCGAGGCAGTCCTAATCCAATGAGCAGCACCAGCAGCCATTGCGACTATGTCGACGCCCCCAAGGCGGCGACCCCCAAGCGTCTCCGTCTCCTGAAGGGGAAGGAAATCGTCCGGATCGGCGACTTCGTCGAGGACAAGGACGGGAAGGGCG from Verrucomicrobium sp. GAS474 encodes the following:
- a CDS encoding lmo0937 family membrane protein, whose translation is MLYTIALVLIVLWVLGLVTGRTMGSFVHILLVLAVLIILLNLIRS